In a genomic window of Nostoc sp. UHCC 0870:
- a CDS encoding beta-ketoacyl-ACP synthase — protein MVEVVVTGIGLVSALGTSLEESWQQLIVGKSGISLYQLFPELAPLPLGLISQTPAKLRILTQQVVDAAIKDAGLLTHLPECAVVIGSSRSHQASWENLARNMYAKCPNQSLYTGEKLEDWLEILPHMNAIAAARQIGATGTVLAPMAACATGIWAISQAAFLIQTGQYQRAIAGAVEAPITPLTISGFQQMGALAKTGAYPFDLHREGLVLGEGAAIFVLESKELAQQRQAKIYGQVLGFGLTTDAYHPNQPDLEGRGAIAAIKQALKRSHLQPHDIDYIHAHGTATQLNDRIESMVIEKIFSHQVAISSTKGATGHTLGASGALGVAFTLLAIKHNILPPTVGLNQPEFDLNIVRTAYKTDIQQALCLSFGFGGQNAAVVLGESTL, from the coding sequence ATGGTTGAAGTTGTTGTTACTGGTATTGGTTTAGTTTCCGCTTTGGGTACGAGCCTAGAGGAGAGTTGGCAACAATTAATTGTTGGGAAGTCTGGAATTAGCCTATATCAGCTTTTTCCAGAACTTGCGCCACTACCTCTAGGCTTGATTAGTCAAACACCCGCCAAATTGAGAATATTGACCCAGCAGGTTGTAGATGCGGCAATAAAAGATGCTGGTTTATTGACACATTTACCTGAATGTGCTGTAGTGATTGGTTCAAGTCGTAGCCATCAGGCATCCTGGGAAAATTTAGCAAGGAATATGTATGCAAAATGTCCTAACCAATCCCTCTATACAGGAGAAAAATTAGAGGATTGGTTAGAGATTTTACCCCATATGAACGCGATCGCAGCTGCAAGACAAATTGGTGCAACTGGAACGGTTTTAGCACCGATGGCTGCTTGTGCTACGGGAATTTGGGCAATATCTCAGGCAGCATTTTTGATTCAAACAGGACAATATCAAAGAGCGATCGCAGGGGCTGTAGAAGCACCAATTACACCCTTGACTATATCAGGGTTTCAACAGATGGGTGCTTTAGCTAAAACTGGTGCTTACCCCTTTGATTTACACCGTGAAGGTTTAGTATTGGGTGAAGGGGCGGCTATATTTGTCTTGGAATCAAAAGAATTAGCCCAGCAGCGTCAAGCAAAGATTTATGGTCAAGTTTTGGGTTTTGGCTTAACGACAGACGCATATCATCCCAATCAGCCAGACTTAGAAGGTAGGGGAGCGATCGCAGCTATCAAACAAGCTTTAAAACGCAGTCACCTACAACCCCATGATATAGATTACATTCATGCTCACGGAACAGCTACCCAGCTAAATGACCGTATAGAAAGTATGGTCATAGAAAAGATATTTTCCCATCAAGTAGCAATTAGTTCAACTAAAGGGGCTACGGGTCATACCCTAGGCGCGTCGGGAGCATTGGGGGTAGCTTTCACATTGTTAGCTATAAAGCATAATATCTTGCCACCCACTGTAGGATTAAATCAACCAGAATTTGATTTAAACATAGTCAGGACTGCATATAAAACTGACATTCAGCAAGCATTATGTTTGAGTTTTGGGTTTGGTGGACAGAATGCTGCTGTTGTATTGGGTGAATCTACACTTTAA
- a CDS encoding peptidylprolyl isomerase yields MRLKVSQFLVAFLIVGALMLSGCSTQQANSNSSPTSTATETTTTTTTTEATSVSDNISESIPGMKDLPRLEGKATVVMTVNGSPITIEVDGTNAPITSGNFVDLVQKGVYDGTVFHRVVRQPQPFVVQGGDPQSKDPKVPVDRLGTGGYIDAKTNSERRIPLEIKPKGESSPIYSKTLEMARVTKAPELQHKQGAVAMARSQPPDSASSQFYFALADLGFLDGNYAVFGYVTDGFDVVNKIQQGDRIDSAKVTQGSENLK; encoded by the coding sequence ATGCGGTTAAAAGTTTCACAATTCTTGGTTGCATTTTTGATCGTCGGTGCTTTGATGTTGAGCGGCTGTTCTACACAGCAGGCTAATTCTAATTCTTCGCCAACATCAACAGCGACCGAGACAACCACCACGACAACTACTACTGAAGCAACATCTGTATCAGATAACATAAGTGAGAGTATTCCGGGAATGAAAGATTTACCACGTCTTGAAGGTAAAGCTACGGTGGTGATGACAGTTAATGGCTCACCAATTACCATCGAAGTAGACGGTACAAATGCCCCTATCACATCTGGCAACTTTGTTGATTTGGTGCAGAAGGGTGTATATGATGGCACTGTTTTTCATCGGGTTGTACGCCAACCTCAACCTTTTGTAGTCCAAGGTGGCGATCCTCAAAGTAAAGATCCAAAAGTTCCAGTAGATAGACTGGGAACAGGCGGCTACATTGATGCAAAAACTAATAGTGAGCGTCGTATCCCCTTAGAAATTAAGCCAAAAGGGGAGTCTAGCCCAATTTATAGCAAGACATTGGAAATGGCCCGTGTAACGAAAGCACCAGAGTTACAGCATAAACAAGGTGCGGTAGCAATGGCGCGATCGCAGCCACCAGATTCTGCTTCCTCTCAGTTTTATTTTGCTTTAGCAGATTTAGGCTTTTTAGATGGTAACTATGCCGTATTCGGTTATGTTACCGACGGTTTTGATGTAGTTAACAAAATTCAACAAGGCGATCGCATTGATTCTGCTAAAGTCACTCAAGGCAGTGAGAATTTAAAATAG
- a CDS encoding photosystem I assembly protein Ycf4, with protein sequence MTGSTTVNKGDRLLHQKVLGSRRFSNYWWATIVTMGATGFFLAGISSYLNVNLLIVTDPTQLVFFPQGLVMGLYGSAGLLLASYLWLSILWDLGGGYNDFNRETGTLKIFRWGFPGKNRRIEIDSRIQDVQSVQIDIKEGLNPRRALYLRLKGRRDIPLTRVGQPMSLAELETQGAELARFLEVPLEGL encoded by the coding sequence ATGACTGGATCAACAACAGTTAACAAAGGCGATCGCCTTCTGCATCAAAAAGTTCTCGGTTCTCGTAGGTTTAGCAACTACTGGTGGGCAACTATTGTGACAATGGGAGCTACAGGCTTTTTCTTGGCAGGGATATCGAGTTATTTAAACGTAAATCTTCTCATAGTTACCGATCCAACTCAATTGGTATTTTTCCCCCAAGGATTGGTAATGGGGTTATATGGTTCGGCTGGCTTACTTTTAGCATCTTACCTATGGCTGTCTATCCTCTGGGACTTAGGGGGCGGCTACAATGATTTCAATAGAGAAACTGGCACACTCAAAATCTTTCGTTGGGGATTTCCTGGCAAAAATCGCCGGATTGAAATTGATTCCCGCATTCAAGACGTACAATCTGTACAAATAGATATTAAAGAAGGTCTTAATCCTCGCCGTGCTTTGTATCTCCGTCTTAAAGGTCGCCGAGATATCCCCCTAACACGGGTAGGACAACCTATGTCATTAGCAGAGTTAGAAACCCAAGGCGCAGAGTTAGCCCGCTTTTTAGAAGTACCGTTGGAAGGATTGTAA
- the psbD gene encoding photosystem II D2 protein (photosystem q(a) protein) produces MTIAVGRAPSRGWFDVLDDWLKRDRFVFVGWSGILLFPCAFLALGGWLTGTTFVTSWYTHGLASSYLEGANFLTVAVSSPADSMGHSLLLLWGPEAQGDFTRWCQLGGFWPFVALHGAFGLIGFMLRQFEIARLVGIRPYNALAFSGPIAVFVSVFLMYPLGQSSWFFAPSFGVAAIFRFLLFLQGFHNWTLNPFHMMGVAGILGGALLCAIHGATVENTLFEDGEGSNTFPAFNPTQAEETYSMVTANRFWSQIFGIAFSNKRWLHFFMLFVPVTGLWMSSVGIVGLALNLRAYDFVSQELRAAEDPEFETFYTKNILLNEGIRAWMAPQDQPHEKFVFPEEVLPRGNAL; encoded by the coding sequence ATGACCATCGCAGTAGGACGCGCCCCCAGTAGAGGGTGGTTTGACGTACTAGACGACTGGTTAAAGCGCGATCGCTTCGTGTTCGTAGGTTGGTCAGGAATATTATTATTTCCCTGCGCCTTCCTAGCACTAGGCGGTTGGCTAACCGGCACAACCTTCGTCACCTCCTGGTACACCCACGGACTAGCCTCATCTTACCTAGAAGGGGCAAACTTCCTGACAGTAGCAGTATCTAGCCCCGCCGACAGCATGGGACACTCCCTATTGTTGTTGTGGGGACCAGAAGCACAAGGCGACTTCACTCGTTGGTGTCAACTAGGTGGATTTTGGCCTTTCGTAGCATTACACGGAGCATTTGGCTTAATCGGCTTCATGCTGCGTCAATTTGAGATTGCGCGTCTAGTAGGCATCCGTCCTTACAACGCCCTAGCATTCTCAGGCCCCATCGCGGTATTCGTCAGCGTCTTCTTGATGTACCCCTTGGGACAATCATCCTGGTTCTTCGCACCCAGTTTTGGTGTAGCAGCAATTTTCCGCTTCTTACTATTCCTCCAAGGTTTCCATAACTGGACACTCAACCCCTTCCACATGATGGGAGTAGCAGGGATATTAGGTGGAGCATTATTGTGTGCCATCCACGGTGCAACCGTAGAAAACACCTTATTTGAAGACGGCGAAGGCTCAAACACCTTCCCCGCATTCAACCCCACCCAAGCGGAAGAAACCTATTCAATGGTGACAGCAAACCGTTTCTGGTCACAGATTTTCGGGATTGCTTTCTCCAACAAACGCTGGTTGCACTTCTTCATGTTGTTTGTGCCAGTAACTGGTCTGTGGATGAGTTCAGTCGGGATTGTGGGTTTAGCCCTCAACCTGCGGGCTTATGACTTCGTATCGCAAGAATTACGCGCTGCGGAAGACCCAGAATTTGAAACCTTCTATACCAAGAACATTTTGTTGAATGAGGGTATCCGCGCTTGGATGGCCCCTCAAGATCAGCCTCACGAAAAATTTGTATTCCCCGAAGAGGTACTACCACGTGGTAACGCTCTCTAA
- the psbC gene encoding photosystem II reaction center protein CP43 encodes MVTLSNRTGVMGGGRDQESSGFAWWSGNARLINLSGKLLGAHVAHAGLIVFWAGAMTVFEVAHFVPEKPMYEQGLILLPHIATLGWGVGAGGEVIDTFPYFVVGVLHLISSAVLGFGGIYHAVRGPETLEEYSSFFGYDWKDKNKMTNIIGFHLIILGCGALLLVLKAMFFGGVYDTWAPGGGDVRVITNPTLNPAVIFGYLIESPFGGAGWIVGVDNMEDVIGGHIWIALICISGGIWHIFTKPFGWARRAFIWSGEAYLSYSLGALSLMGFIACCMVWYNNTVYPSEFYGPTGPEASQAQALTFLIRDQRLGANVGSAQGPTGLGKYLMRSPTGEIIFGGETMRFWDFRGPWLEPLRGPNGLDLEKIKNDIQPWQARRAAEYMTHAPLGSLNSVGGVATEINSFNYVSPRAWLSTSHFVLGFFFLIGHLWHAGRARAAAGGFERGIDRENEPAMTMTELD; translated from the coding sequence GTGGTAACGCTCTCTAATAGAACTGGCGTAATGGGCGGTGGACGTGACCAAGAATCCAGTGGATTTGCTTGGTGGTCTGGAAATGCTCGCTTAATCAACTTATCTGGTAAACTGCTGGGCGCACACGTTGCTCACGCTGGCTTGATTGTATTCTGGGCTGGAGCGATGACTGTGTTTGAAGTCGCTCACTTCGTTCCAGAAAAACCAATGTACGAGCAGGGCTTAATCCTGCTACCCCACATTGCTACCCTCGGTTGGGGTGTGGGTGCTGGTGGTGAAGTTATCGACACCTTCCCCTACTTTGTAGTTGGTGTACTCCACCTGATTTCCTCAGCCGTATTGGGCTTTGGTGGTATTTATCATGCTGTTCGCGGCCCAGAAACCTTAGAAGAGTATTCCTCTTTCTTTGGTTATGACTGGAAAGACAAGAACAAGATGACCAATATCATCGGCTTCCACCTGATCATCTTGGGCTGTGGTGCGTTACTCCTAGTGCTGAAGGCTATGTTCTTCGGCGGTGTATATGACACTTGGGCTCCTGGTGGTGGTGATGTCCGTGTGATTACCAATCCCACCCTCAACCCTGCCGTCATTTTCGGTTATTTAATCGAATCTCCCTTTGGTGGCGCAGGCTGGATTGTCGGCGTAGATAACATGGAAGATGTTATCGGCGGTCACATCTGGATTGCCCTAATTTGTATCTCTGGTGGTATTTGGCACATCTTCACCAAGCCTTTCGGTTGGGCGCGTCGTGCGTTCATCTGGTCTGGTGAAGCTTACCTATCCTACAGCTTGGGCGCATTGTCCTTAATGGGCTTTATCGCTTGTTGTATGGTTTGGTACAACAACACCGTTTACCCTAGCGAATTCTACGGTCCTACTGGTCCTGAAGCTTCTCAAGCTCAAGCTTTAACCTTCTTGATTCGTGACCAACGCTTAGGTGCTAACGTCGGTTCTGCTCAAGGCCCTACAGGTCTAGGTAAATACCTGATGCGCTCTCCTACCGGTGAAATCATCTTTGGTGGTGAAACCATGCGCTTCTGGGATTTCCGTGGCCCTTGGTTAGAGCCTCTACGTGGTCCTAACGGTCTTGACTTAGAAAAAATCAAGAATGATATTCAGCCTTGGCAAGCTCGCCGCGCTGCTGAATACATGACCCACGCTCCTCTAGGTTCGTTGAACTCCGTAGGTGGTGTGGCTACCGAAATTAACTCCTTCAACTACGTATCTCCTCGTGCGTGGTTGTCTACTTCTCACTTCGTCTTAGGTTTCTTCTTCCTCATCGGTCACTTGTGGCACGCTGGTCGCGCCCGCGCTGCTGCTGGTGGTTTTGAAAGAGGTATTGACCGTGAGAATGAACCAGCAATGACAATGACTGAACTTGACTAG
- a CDS encoding PCP reductase family protein: MKESNFTDALRWTSEAKDKLQNIPFFVRAQAKARIENLARQAEIDVVTADLVEQARAEFGQ, encoded by the coding sequence ATGAAGGAATCTAATTTTACTGATGCTTTGCGCTGGACATCGGAAGCTAAAGATAAGTTACAGAATATACCTTTTTTTGTTCGCGCTCAGGCGAAAGCCAGAATTGAAAATTTAGCACGTCAAGCAGAAATAGATGTAGTGACAGCAGATTTAGTTGAGCAAGCTAGAGCAGAGTTTGGACAGTGA
- a CDS encoding SWIM zinc finger family protein, with product MTTDTLQASREWWSQRWLDLLDSYRFKKRLERARNYSRQGNVLSIEFKGAKVLARVQGSEEQPYKVSLSLNHFSDEEWGYIIETMSKKAVFAAKLLAGEMPQNIEEVFTANGLSLFPFTLGDVHSKCSCPDKANPCKHVGAIYYQLGDRFSEDPFVLFQLRGRTKEQIISDLRQLRGAKLEPEATAKPDHQQTINHNQYNVKIDDFWQYNEPLDSSLVVITPSSNETVLDVLGAIPLAKTEESSINLTSSDVVMKYLETLYKEVSQKAMLAAMNVGGS from the coding sequence ATGACTACTGATACTTTACAAGCCAGCCGCGAATGGTGGTCACAAAGATGGCTCGATTTACTCGATTCCTATCGCTTTAAAAAACGTTTAGAACGGGCAAGAAATTATTCTCGTCAAGGTAATGTTTTAAGCATTGAATTTAAAGGAGCAAAAGTTTTAGCTAGAGTCCAAGGTAGTGAAGAACAACCTTATAAAGTTTCGCTATCTCTGAATCATTTTAGTGATGAAGAGTGGGGCTATATCATTGAAACCATGTCTAAAAAAGCGGTTTTTGCTGCCAAATTATTAGCAGGAGAAATGCCCCAAAATATTGAAGAAGTCTTCACAGCTAATGGACTATCTTTATTTCCCTTTACCCTAGGTGACGTTCACAGTAAATGTTCCTGTCCTGATAAAGCCAACCCTTGTAAACACGTTGGTGCAATCTACTATCAACTAGGCGACAGATTCAGCGAAGACCCCTTTGTTTTATTTCAATTGCGGGGACGGACTAAAGAACAAATCATTAGCGACTTACGTCAACTACGTGGTGCAAAATTAGAGCCTGAAGCAACTGCAAAACCAGATCATCAACAAACAATTAATCACAATCAATATAATGTCAAAATTGATGATTTCTGGCAATATAACGAGCCACTAGATTCTTCTTTGGTAGTAATTACACCATCAAGTAATGAGACAGTATTAGATGTATTAGGGGCTATTCCGCTAGCCAAAACAGAGGAGAGTTCTATTAATTTAACTTCCAGCGATGTAGTAATGAAATATTTGGAGACTCTGTATAAAGAAGTTAGTCAAAAGGCGATGTTAGCAGCGATGAATGTGGGAGGAAGCTGA
- a CDS encoding DEAD/DEAH box helicase: MAILHGSWLLKGQENCLFIWGETWRSPRVNVNLSELALNPLAMTAVELGEWLSAENMKIADFITQPEKKPSTKATSSKKINLPIHSQKVNLPTYILELTKEETALMSPLHSAALPSETDSQKYLQPWRIEGFCLNPIAAIKFLTSLPLNIVNGEDTFLGGDLRFWSQVARWSLDLISRSKFLPVIEGQAHENFDAKWQVLLDSAIDGTRLEKFAAKMPLICGTYGGLGTGEEFSQSPMYVDFPSQPQELILAFLNSVIDAQVREMVGTQTLVEPRVMASLPLAVRQWLQALIGASNVVNADVIGGERLEAALKAWTMPLQYQLASKNQFRTCFQLRSPDTEETDWTLAYFLQAADHPEFLVDAATIWHHPVEQLVYQNRTIDQPQETLLRGLGLASRLYPLLAPSLDAECPQSCPLTPMQAYEFIKSVAWRFEDSGLGVILPPSLANREGWANRLGLKISAETSKKKQGRLGLQSLLNFQWQLAIGGQTISKAEFDRLVALNSPLVEINGEWVELRPQDIKTAQTFFVSRKDQMALSLEDALRLSTGDTQVIEKLPVVSFEASGALEELIGALTNNQAVAPLPIPKNFRGQLRPYQERGAAWLAFLERWGLGACLADDMGLGKTVQFIAFLLHLKEEDVLEKPTLLVCPTSVLGNWEREVKKFAPTLKVLEYHGDKRPKGKTFQEAVKKHDLVITSYSLIHRDIKSLQGVDWQIIVLDEAQNVKNSEAKQSQAIRQLEATFRIALTGTPVENRLQELWSILDFLNPGYLGNRQFFQRRFAMPIEKYGDAASLNQLRSLVQPFILRRLKTDRDIIQDLPEKQEMTVFCGLTTEQAALYQQVVEASLAEIDSAEGLQRRGMILGLLVKLKQICNHPAQYLKEANLAQHNSAKLQRLEEMLEIALAEGDRALIFTQFAEWGKLLKPYLEKQLGREIFFLYGSTTKKQREEMIDRFQHDPQGPPIMILSLKAGGVGLNLTRANHVFHFDRWWNPAVENQATDRVFRIGQTRNVQVHKFVCTGTLEEKIHDMIESKKQLAEQVVGAGEQWLTELDTDQLRNLLILDRNAVIEDDAE, encoded by the coding sequence ATGGCAATTTTACACGGTAGTTGGTTATTAAAAGGGCAGGAAAACTGTTTATTTATTTGGGGTGAAACTTGGCGATCGCCGCGCGTTAATGTGAACTTGAGTGAATTAGCACTAAATCCCTTGGCAATGACAGCAGTTGAGTTAGGTGAGTGGCTGTCTGCTGAAAACATGAAGATTGCAGACTTCATCACTCAGCCAGAGAAAAAGCCATCTACTAAAGCCACAAGTTCTAAAAAGATAAATTTACCGATTCATTCTCAAAAAGTTAATCTACCAACTTATATTTTAGAACTAACTAAAGAAGAGACAGCTTTGATGTCTCCTTTACATTCTGCTGCTTTGCCATCTGAGACGGACTCTCAAAAATACTTGCAGCCTTGGCGAATCGAAGGTTTTTGTCTGAACCCCATAGCAGCTATTAAATTTCTCACTTCTTTACCCTTAAATATTGTCAATGGGGAAGATACATTTTTAGGCGGAGATTTACGTTTTTGGTCACAGGTTGCCCGTTGGAGTTTAGATTTAATCTCACGATCTAAGTTTTTACCAGTTATCGAAGGACAAGCTCATGAGAATTTTGACGCGAAATGGCAAGTCCTTCTAGATAGTGCCATAGATGGAACTCGCTTAGAAAAGTTTGCAGCAAAGATGCCCTTGATTTGTGGGACTTATGGGGGATTAGGGACTGGGGAAGAATTTAGTCAGTCACCAATGTACGTTGATTTTCCTAGTCAGCCGCAAGAATTAATTTTGGCGTTTCTTAATAGTGTCATAGATGCCCAAGTACGGGAGATGGTGGGGACTCAGACTCTAGTTGAACCTAGGGTCATGGCATCCTTACCATTGGCGGTGCGTCAGTGGTTGCAGGCTTTAATTGGTGCATCCAATGTAGTGAATGCAGATGTGATTGGTGGAGAGAGGCTAGAAGCGGCACTGAAAGCGTGGACGATGCCGCTACAATATCAATTAGCCAGCAAAAATCAATTTCGTACTTGTTTTCAGTTGCGATCGCCTGACACTGAAGAAACTGATTGGACATTAGCATATTTTTTGCAAGCGGCTGATCATCCAGAATTTTTAGTAGATGCAGCGACGATTTGGCATCATCCAGTTGAGCAATTAGTTTATCAAAATCGCACCATTGACCAACCGCAAGAAACATTATTGCGGGGTTTGGGTTTAGCTTCTCGATTGTATCCATTGCTTGCACCTAGTTTAGATGCTGAATGTCCCCAATCTTGCCCACTTACTCCTATGCAAGCCTATGAATTTATTAAATCCGTAGCTTGGCGGTTTGAAGATAGCGGTTTAGGTGTGATTTTACCTCCTAGTTTGGCAAATCGTGAAGGCTGGGCGAACCGCTTGGGGTTAAAAATTTCTGCCGAAACTTCCAAGAAAAAACAAGGGCGTTTAGGATTACAGAGTTTACTAAATTTTCAATGGCAATTAGCTATTGGTGGTCAGACTATTTCTAAAGCAGAATTTGATCGCTTGGTGGCTTTAAATAGCCCCTTGGTAGAAATTAACGGCGAATGGGTGGAATTGCGTCCCCAAGATATTAAGACAGCCCAAACCTTTTTTGTATCTCGCAAAGACCAAATGGCGTTGTCTTTAGAAGATGCTTTACGCCTGAGTACAGGAGATACCCAGGTGATTGAGAAATTACCAGTAGTTAGCTTTGAAGCCTCTGGGGCGTTAGAAGAATTAATTGGGGCGTTGACGAATAATCAAGCAGTTGCACCTTTACCTATACCAAAAAACTTTCGCGGACAGTTGCGGCCTTATCAAGAAAGAGGCGCAGCTTGGCTAGCTTTTCTAGAACGTTGGGGTTTAGGCGCGTGTCTCGCCGACGACATGGGCCTCGGTAAAACCGTGCAGTTCATCGCCTTCCTACTACACCTGAAAGAAGAAGATGTCTTAGAAAAACCAACTTTATTAGTTTGCCCTACTTCTGTTTTAGGTAACTGGGAACGGGAGGTTAAAAAATTCGCCCCCACACTCAAAGTTTTAGAATATCACGGTGATAAACGTCCTAAAGGTAAGACATTTCAGGAAGCCGTAAAAAAACATGATTTAGTTATTACTAGTTATTCACTAATTCACCGGGATATTAAATCATTACAGGGTGTGGATTGGCAGATAATTGTTCTAGATGAAGCCCAAAATGTGAAAAATTCTGAAGCTAAACAGTCACAAGCTATCAGACAATTAGAAGCAACATTTCGCATAGCTTTAACGGGGACACCAGTAGAAAATAGACTTCAAGAGTTGTGGTCTATTTTAGATTTTCTCAATCCTGGTTATTTAGGCAATCGGCAATTTTTTCAGCGTAGATTTGCTATGCCGATTGAAAAATATGGAGATGCTGCTTCATTAAATCAATTACGTTCTTTGGTGCAACCCTTTATTTTGCGTCGTCTCAAAACTGACCGTGATATTATTCAAGACTTACCAGAAAAACAAGAAATGACGGTATTTTGTGGCTTAACAACGGAACAAGCCGCACTTTATCAACAAGTAGTAGAAGCATCTTTAGCAGAGATTGATTCTGCTGAAGGATTGCAACGTCGAGGGATGATTTTAGGTTTATTAGTTAAACTCAAACAAATCTGTAATCATCCAGCCCAGTATTTAAAAGAAGCCAACTTAGCACAACATAATTCAGCCAAACTACAACGGCTGGAAGAGATGTTAGAAATAGCTTTAGCAGAAGGCGATCGCGCCTTAATCTTCACCCAATTTGCCGAATGGGGTAAATTACTCAAACCCTACCTAGAAAAGCAACTCGGACGCGAAATATTCTTTTTATATGGTAGTACCACCAAAAAGCAACGCGAAGAAATGATCGACCGTTTCCAACACGACCCCCAAGGGCCACCAATTATGATTTTATCGCTCAAAGCCGGTGGTGTAGGGTTAAATTTAACCAGAGCTAATCATGTCTTCCACTTTGATAGATGGTGGAATCCAGCCGTAGAAAATCAAGCCACAGACCGAGTATTTCGCATTGGTCAAACCCGTAACGTGCAAGTACATAAATTTGTCTGCACCGGCACATTAGAAGAAAAAATTCATGACATGATTGAAAGCAAAAAACAACTAGCAGAACAAGTAGTTGGTGCAGGTGAACAATGGTTAACTGAATTAGATACCGACCAACTCCGCAACCTACTAATATTAGACCGTAATGCAGTCATCGAAGATGATGCAGAATAA